Proteins encoded within one genomic window of Trichoderma asperellum chromosome 2, complete sequence:
- a CDS encoding uncharacterized protein (SECRETED:SignalP(1-19)), producing MYSLTFVPIFLAALVAAQGDNVIFTGFDFEGSSKTISSSGACFILAPPFRNQVRSIQVADGVHCQLFRNSCTGLVDDAYVSNSYIDEWYQVGSIRCTETDDGE from the exons ATGTATTCCCTGACGTTTGTCCCTATCTTTCTTGCTGCCCTTGTGGCTGCGCAGGGCGATAACGTAATCTTCACTGGATTCGACTTCGAAGGCAGTTCCAAGACTATATCGTCGAGCGGCGCGTGTTTTATCCTAGCTCCGCCGTT CAGGAATCAAGTCCGCTCAATTCAGGTCGCCGATGGGGTTCATTGTCAATTATTTAG GAACAGCTGTACTGGCCTGGTGGATGATGCATATGTAAGCAATTCATATATTGACGAATGGTACCAGGTCGGGTCTATTCGCTGCACAGAAACTGATGACGGTGAATAA
- a CDS encoding uncharacterized protein (EggNog:ENOG41) produces MGDTSNTNWNDETGIGGAALYDLRRARRRLDTLAGKPKWDLSDTEDFDCMHYLGDAALEKACRTLGMERGQTVVDIGSGFSATGRYLHKRCGVEVTGIELQPEIHQLAEMITERNGLAGGVRSVNADFTKLTVDNPVDYVVSFLCILHIPDRDTLFQKAASALKLGGKIYIEDYFARTALSKEVGDQLRDIVSCPYLPSRDQYIADLRKAGFHNIQFEEVSEEWAKFVHERAVGNRQRGTGEAPLTLFYDTVDALFAGRELGGVCITATKA; encoded by the coding sequence ATGGGCGATACCAGCAACACCAACTGGAATGATGAGACTGGAATTGGCGGTGCGGCTTTATATGATTTAAGGAGAGCTAGGAGACGGCTGGATACTCTCGCTGGCAAACCCAAGTGGGATCTCAGCGACACAGAGGATTTTGATTGCATGCACTATCTAGGCGATGCTGCCCTGGAAAAAGCATGCCGGACATTGGGCATGGAACGTGGACAGACAGTTGTCGACATCGGTTCAGGCTTCAGCGCCACCGGCCGCTATTTGCACAAGCGGTGTGGCGTTGAAGTCACGGGCATCGAGCTACAGCCCGAAATTCACCAGCTCGCCGAGATGATCACCGAGCGAAACGGTCTCGCAGGAGGTGTGCGCTCAGTTAACGCAGACTTTACAAAGCTCACAGTGGATAACCCTGTGGACTACGTTGTCTCGTTCCTATGCATTCTACACATCCCTGACAGGGACACCCTGTTCCAAAAAGCAGCCAGTGCCCTGAAGCTAGGAGGTAAAATCTACATTGAGGATTATTTCGCTCGAACGGCGCTCAGCAAGGAGGTTGGAGACCAATTGCGCGACATTGTGTCTTGTCCTTACCTACCGAGCCGTGACCAGTACATAGCCGATCTGAGAAAGGCAGGATTTCACAACATTCAGTTTGAGGAAGTCTCAGAAGAATGGGCCAAGTTTGTGCACGAAAGAGCAGTCGGCAATCGACAAAGAGGGACAGGCGAGGCACCACTTACTCTATTCTACGATACGGTTGACGCATTGTTTGCCGGTCGTGAGCTCGGGGGTGTGTGCATTACGGCCACCAAAGCATAA
- the AGA1 gene encoding A-agglutinin attachment subunit precursor, whose amino-acid sequence MNTSTVKSRFLTHPEDLGIVTVGFSGGQPKAGVDAGPTALIESGLLTQIREELGYKLHGDETVKFYNDLTPASDPDYRGMKNPRLVSAVNRKIASETYEHSSKGRLTLTLGGDHSIAIGTIAGTAKATRERLNREIAVIWVDAHADINTPETSDSGNIHGMPVAFLTGIAKEDKEECFGWIQDDMRLSVKKLVYIGLRDVDAGEKRILRENGIKAFSMFDIDRHGIGRVMEMALAHIGNDTPIHLSFDVDALDPMWAPSTGTPVRGGLTLREGDYICESVHATGNLIAIDLVEVNPSLAATEAGAQETVRAGCSLVRCALGETLL is encoded by the exons ATGAACACCAGCACCGTCAAGAGCCGCTTCCTCACGCACCCGGAGGATCTCGGCATTGTCACCGTCGGCTTCTCTGGTGGCCAG CCCAAAGCTGGTGTAGATGCTGGCCCTACCGCCCTCATCGAGTCTGGACTCTTGACCCAGATCCGAGAGGAGCTTGGCTACAAGCTGCACGGCGATGAGACGGTCAAGTTCTACAATGACCTCACACCCGCCTCCGACCCTGACTACCGCGGCATGAAGAACCCTCGCCTTGTTTCAGCTGTCAACCGAAAGATTGCGTCTGAGACATATGAGCACTCTTCCAAGGGCCGCCTCACGCTGACCCTCGGCGGTGACCACAGCATTGCCATTGGCACCATTGCTGGTACCGCCAAGGCCACGCGCGAGCGTCTGAACCGCGAAATCGCTGTCATCTGGGTTGATGCGCACGCCGATATTAACACCCCCGAGACCAGCGACAGCGGCAACATCCACGGCATGCCTGTTGCTTTCCTCACTGGCATTGCCAAGGAGGACAAGGAGGAGTGCTTTGGCTGGATTCAGGATGATATGCGCCTGAGCGTGAAGAAGCTTGTCTACATTGGCCTGCGCGACGTGGATGCTGGCGAGAAGCGCATTCTGAGAGAGAATGGCATCAAGGCCTTTAGCATGTTTGACATTGACCG ACATGGAATTGGTCGCGTCATGGAGATGGCCCTTGCCCACATCGGCAACGACACCCCCATCCACCTGTCTTTCGACGTGGATGCCCTCGACCCCATGTGGGCTCCCAGCACTGGCACTCCCGTCCGAGGTGGCCTTACCCTGCGCGAGGGCGACTACATCTGCGAGTCCGTCCACGCGACTGGCAACCTGATTGCCATTGACTTGGTGGAGGTGAACCCCAGCCTTGCTGCTACCGAAGCCGGAGCGCAGGAGACAGTGAGAGCGGGCTGCTCTCTTGTGCGCTGCGCACTTGGCGAGACTCTGCTGTAA